One part of the Silurus meridionalis isolate SWU-2019-XX chromosome 26, ASM1480568v1, whole genome shotgun sequence genome encodes these proteins:
- the LOC124379678 gene encoding uncharacterized protein LOC124379678, which yields MMRNITAAAAILVLLTGVQAQHSVTFSTQSFCAVAESTVKIPCTITKPDHSSVTQREWYRVQSSEGEPQVLSKDPQYSGRVQFWPSDCALSVINVSVSDSGVYNFRFKTQSSDWISAPSGVHLTVTDLQVKVDPNTEGQREVKLTCSFTCSLNTLNFHWYKNGQKLKTTNDNLFVLDSTSLHDEGSYSCRAYESERRSPPVCVMSKACWRVTYTPDHVCALKGTSVDLSCSYTHPAEHTVRTSVWFIKQKADDDPVDVREDEEYQGRVQDTQNSQNNCSLRITNLRETDAQTYRFRFYTDGGDYTGEPGVALSVTDLKVTVSDRGNGYKKLSCITTCTLSNNPTYIWYKNGQRVPDQNRNELDLEVSSDGSYSCAVTGHEKPHTPAVCKTPF from the exons ATGATGAGAAACATTACAGCAGCAGCTGCAATCCTCGTGTTACTGACTG gagTTCAGGCTCAGCACAGTGTAACTTTCTCCACTCAGAGTTTCTGTGCTGTTGCTGAATCTACAGTAAAAATCCCCTGTACAATTACAAAACCTGATCACTCCAGTGTCACACAGAGAGAGTGGTATCGAGTCCAGAGCTCTGAAGGAGAACCACAAGTCCTGAGTAAAGATCCACAATATTCAGGACGAGTTCAGTTCTGGCCATCTGACTGTGCGCTGTCAGTGataaatgtgagtgtgagtgactCTGGAGTTTATAACTTtagatttaaaacacagagcagTGACTGGATATCAGCGCCATCTGGAGTTCATCTGACTGTTACAG ATTTGCAGGTGAAGGTGGATCCTAACACTGAAGGACAGAGAGAAGTAAAACTGACCTGTAGTTTCACCTGCAGTCTCAATACATTAAATTTCCACTGGTACAAGAATGGCCAAAAGTTAAAAACTACAAATGACAACTTATTTGTCCTCGACTCGACTAGTCTACATGATGAAGGCAGCTACTCCTGTAGGGCGTATGAGAGTGAACGTCGCTCTCCTCCAGTGT GTGTAATGAGTAAGGCGTGTTGGCGTGTGACTTACACTCCTGATCATGTGTGTGCTCTGAAAGGCACATCGGTTGATCTCTCCTGCTCTTATACGCACCCTGCAGAACACACAGTGAGAACATCAGTGTGGTTCATTAAACAGAAGGCTGATGATGATCCTGTGGATGTGAGAGAGGATGAGGAGTATCAGGGCCGAGTGCAGGACACACAGAACTCTCAGAATAACTGTAGTCTGAGAATCACTAacctgagagagacagatgctCAAACATACAGATTCAGATTCTACACTGATGGAGGTGATTACACTGGAGAACCTGGAGTCGCTCTGTCTGTTACAG ATCTGAAGGTTACAGTATCAGACCGGGGAAATGGGTATAAAAAGCTGAGCTGCATCACCACCTgcactctgtctaacaatcccACTTACATCTGGTACAAGAACGGACAGCGTGTTCCTGACCAGAACAGAAATGAACTGGATCTGGAAGTCAGCAGTGATGGCAGCTACTCCTGTGCTGTAACAGGACATGAGAAACCTCACACTCCTGCAGTCTGTAAGACCCCATTTTGA